A stretch of Pseudomonas sp. CCC3.1 DNA encodes these proteins:
- a CDS encoding DUF3325 domain-containing protein, with translation MLADYFAAWAFAYMGMLALCQGLERHYKQVWNKAPSPGLRRTLRGAGWLSLALSLYFCAQAWGWAMGPIGWFGLISLSGFGLLMLLPYRSRLAVWLPLGFAPAWAMIATLS, from the coding sequence CGGACTATTTTGCGGCGTGGGCCTTCGCCTATATGGGCATGCTTGCGTTGTGCCAAGGGTTGGAGCGCCATTACAAACAGGTGTGGAACAAAGCGCCGTCACCTGGCCTGCGTCGTACATTGCGTGGGGCAGGGTGGTTGAGTCTGGCCTTGAGCTTGTACTTTTGCGCTCAGGCCTGGGGATGGGCGATGGGCCCTATCGGCTGGTTTGGGCTGATCTCGCTCAGTGGTTTTGGGCTGCTGATGTTATTGCCCTATCGCTCACGCCTGGCCGTGTGGCTGCCACTGGGCTTTGCCCCAGCGTGGGCAATGATCGCAACCTTGTCCTAG